GCTGCTGCCGTCTGCAGCCCCCCCACTGCTGAATGTGCCTTCAGGCAGGGTAACGTGCTGGATGACCTCAGGGAAGTGCAAATAgatctgcagcagcaggttcTGGCATCGCTTACTCATCGcactgaaagacaaaataaacaaaatgtgatgcATACTGTATGCATTCCCTTTAGGGgaaattttaacattttattatgcGCTTAGACGATTCAGCTGTCCATGGTAAAGCTTcgtaacaaaataataaagactGTAATCCATGATGTTATTGAGTTGTGTAGCTTGAAGCTACTTAATTGACAGTGACTGGTTGACCAATATTGTGTAGCCACAGAAAGTTTGTAACAGCTTTAAAACTCAAGTGAGCTTCACTCGATAGCAGGACTAAAATTACAAAGCAAACAAGGTTTTGTCAAATTCGCTTTCTCCACAACAAACAGTGTTGATATGAGATCACAGATTAGAGCACGATGAAGCACTTTTCTATTGTTTCTGTCTACCAGCGACAATAATTAATGTACACTTACACAAACTAGGCACATGAGAAgtgtaatgtaattatttggCATTTGCCTTGAAGTCCCTGTAGTTTCACAAAATCCTTTAAGGCTCTTGTCAGGCTCAAATGATGTTCTCTCTTCTAACTGAAGAGATTTATTACAGCTATGAATTAAGCAAATCAGAGCGACCTTGACCAAGAGGAAAGAATCTGCTTGTTGTTCAATGGTTGGTGTGTAATCGGAATAAACACCAGCTTATCCGACAGCGAGGTTTCCCAAGAAGAATGCACAACATACAATCAAGTGTTTATTCAACACAAGGCCAAAACCCTTTactttcaacatgtttttatcctgCCATATTTTCATGAGCAACAATTTTACCAGACAGCTTAGCTGTACTTAAAATACTGTAATTCAGAAGCTAATTTTGCTTGACCTTGGCCAAAGTTTCCTCATTAAAGTGGTTTAATAACCAGAGACATATTCATGAAAGGAGGGTTTGCCTCCACAAAGAGTTGCACCCTGATCTCTGACAGCTAAGTCAGAGCAGGAATTCACAACACAGGCAAGTTTAGAGCTTCAGCCTTAATCCTCTTGGCTTCATTATAATGCACTGAGCTTTTAAATAGATCACAGTACAGACGACTTCTGCTGGTTTTAATTTCACACCAATAGACCTAATTATCGAGTTTTCCCTGGTCCACAGCATTGTGGCTGACAGAGGAAGTCTGAAAAGTTCATCTGCAGTGAGAACGAAAATCTGGTGCGTTTTACCCCAAGTTTATCAGCACACTATAtaacaggacaaaaaaaatgactttccaTGATTGGGCTAATTAGAAACAACAATACAATGTGTCAAAATGGATGGGTTGAACACTTTGGTGACTCGTGTGACAAGAGGTGATGAGCGTATGTGTCTTTGAATGCAGACGAGAGAGCTACAGGAAAGATTCATGAAAAGAAGATTAGCGTTGaatcaataaatatacaaaatgaaaacaaaaagacatctTACCTGTCCTCCCATTTCTTTGTGCAGTTGATGAGGTACTCCGAGACCTTCTTGATGTTTTCTAGCTCTCCACTGCAGTAGGAGTGAAGGAGGGGCAGCCTGGACTGGATGAGAGAGCAGGAGGCTTGGTCCAACctgcttttgttgttgtgtggtgAGTCGCGACTGTTGAGCTCGGACTCTGACAAGATCAGGTCCACCAGGCTGATGAGCTCCTCAGAACTGAGTCGTAGCACAAacttctctgttttcttctgcacagacataaagaaaaaaaacattcagctgAATAAACTCTTTGACTTCGGTCTCATCAAATAGACAGAAATAAGGGTGACAACTAGGGAACATGTGCCTGGACTTTTTAAACTTACTTGAGGGATCTTCTGGTCGCGTCCCTGCCAGATACGCGGGATGTGGCTACAGGCCCACAGGAAATCCAGGGCGGATGATGGGTCAAGtctgaaaaatgtcaacaaattcTCAATCAAATCTCATCCAAACCAGAAAAAAGAATATTGCTGGCTACAGAAAACAGTCGCtgacaacatgtttttaaaaaatgggtgTACTTGTAGTCTCTGCGCTTGCTGAGAAGAGCACTGATACACTGCAGGAGGGTGGACCAGTTTGACTGATGGGTAAGCAAGGCCAAAAGATATGGTCTGTAGGCAGGAGTTCCTCTTGACTGAAATAGAGAAATTGTAGGAAAGAATGCATCAGGAACGCCAGGCAAACACTAACTCAGGTGTGAAGAGACTCCAGATGTACATTATCTGCAGGCAATGCTTATCTTACCTTGTTGAGGGCAAACAGCAGTTTCTGCTGAAGGTCCGGACACACGGAAGTGACCTCAGGGTCGAGATGCTCCAGCCAATCTACCAGCAGCCCAGAGCTCAGTCCTGACTTCGTCACCTCGGTGCTGCTTGATAAAGCGAAAGTGAAGGGTTACTTCTATGGATAGAGGTAAATAATTCCTAAAGTCTTAATCAAGACCTCAGAATACAACTGTGCTAAAGATCTCATGTCCAATGTTCATGTTCCCAACGTGCTGGTTCAGTACAACgaacaaatcaaacattttactATTAACGTTCACTGCTTTATCTTCACTTcacctgtctctcctctgctcaGTGCGTGAGTGGATGGACTAAGCCCGGGACTCAGTAAAAGCCAAAAGCAGCTGGATATTAATGGTCCAGTGAAATTTTAGCTGTGATCTtataattgaaaatgaatatagGGGGAAAATACATTGAGCCTGTCTTGGTGCTACAAAACAcactatagtaaaaaaaatcaccccATAAATTTGCAGCCCTTGCAAAACACCTTGCATGTGTCATTGAGCAATTTTTCAGCGTGTACCTGCCCTACTGACAGCGTTTGTGTAAAGTGTTCTATGATTTCCACAGCAAGTGAATCTGTAAAGCCAATGTACAGCTGCAAACCAATTAAACCTTTTCCAACCAAATCCAATAGCAGTTCCCGACTACAAGGCCACAGACAGCCAACACAGCTTTGCTACTATTTGTCACAGGCAGCCATGTTTGTCATTTAGTCCtgtcaaatataaatgtttcttgCATGACTTGAGAGAGAAATAGAATTGCGGGTCTCACTTGTTAGAATCCACTTCCTTTTTCACAGATCGCTCCTCACTTTCCTGAAGCAGCAAGGAAATCACCGTAGCAACAGGGCCAGCTGTCCCGTTCTGTGTACCAACAGTCATCAACAGAGACAGAAGCTCCTCCAAATACGGCGACCTTACATCCATCAGCCCTTGTAACActggaatataataaaaaaaacagcatgcttAGTTTGGGCTGACACGTATCCTTATGTTACAAAACTACATATTTCACTACAAGGCTTTTGATTTGGTTCACATAGACAAACATTTCACTGCAGGGTTTGTCCTCAAATCagctttcattttgtaaaagcccttttttttgtgttatataTGCTGCTTcgtaaaaaatctaaaatgtttctAAGAAGATCCAtagataattgtttttgtcaaaatgtatacttttatgaagaaaaataatataaaataatatacattttaatatggaATGTTCTGAACCTTTGCTGTACTGAATACTGAAAACCTGAAAAACTTTGCAAACTCTCAAAAGTGTAACAACAATAATGGACATTTATTatgcaaaacagtttttatttgataaatgaaaaaaaacttttaaccAGCTAAATCAATAAATCCTACTTTAAGACAGATATAAAGTAATTCTCTGTCAATAGGCTAATTATTTGACTATTGTTTGAAACACTGAATCTGATGCTCAGTTCATACAAAACCAATGCACATGTTAGTACCTTTCCCAATGAGCTCTGGTTCCGCATTACATCGGTCTCCAGATTTCAGCATTGCGATGATGGCCATCAGTGGCACTTCAATTTCTCTGCGATATGCCAAAGCCTCAGCCAGGTGGAGGAAACCTGAACGCACTGCATGGGAGAGACACTTGTCACTCACTGACTATacacaataaatgaaacaacGTTTGAGAAGATAAAGAGTCGAGATTCTCACCATCATTGTGCCTGTGTTGGTTAGAGTTCTGACCAGCAAAGGATTTCAGCAGAGACTTCAGTGGTCCTGCCTCCAAAGTTGGGTTGTCTAACCAGATTAGCATCTCAACAATGACCTTGAGGAATAGTGAGGAGAAAGCCATGTCCTGGGACACGAGACGCTGGGagaaacaagaataaaaaaagtattctgtAAAAGGTTTTATGATTCGACATGAAATTTTGCACTGATTGACAGCAAGCCTTACCTGGTAGAGGTGAAGTTGGCGcatgagaggacaggagagggcATGGCTGTGGTGCATTGATATGACAATAGGCCCTGCATGAGCCGAGGTGAGCAGGGCAGCAATGGCCTGCAGGAGCCGAAATGCTAGCCCACCCTGCTGAATTTGGCCCTGCTTGGCCCGCATCAACTCCTTAGCAAGGGCCTGCTGCAAGGCCAAAGAAAGCTGGCTGGGAGGGGGGCCATGCCAGCGAGGGTCCACTTTTAACGGGAATATCTGTGAAAGCAAAGGATACAGGAACAGGTAAGTTTGACAAGGAAGTGATTTTTCTTGTAGTGAGAAATTTAGCACACAGAGAGTTATGTTTTAACCCTATGTTGTCCAAAGAgtttaaatgagaaaaagaaaatcatacaacaaagaaaaaaagaataaaacagctGGTAAATCACACCTTAAGCAACATGCCAGTGAGATCGTCATCAGGCCCGACTTCAGGAAGCTGACTGGCTGCTCTCATCTTCACAGAGCTGTGGGGCGTTTCCACGGTAACTTTGGCCTTACTTGTTTCAGCAGAATCTGTCAGATGTAGTGAGGACATGGACTAATTTAgatcattttcattaattttgtCACTTTATATTAAAGCCCTATGTCATCTTAGATAATGtgttagaataaaacatttttttaatgtgagtAATCTAAAAAATGAACAAGGAAGATGTATTAAATGTCAGAGGAGAAAAGCTAAAACAGCAAATACATATCATTTAGAGACTAAAGTCACCAACCTCTgtctggaggaagagaggagctCAGTAATGAATGGAAAGTGTGCCCCCCAGTGGCACCTCGCTCATGCTGCACTTCAACCAGATGGGCCATGTAGTCTACAAAtacaaaattagaaaaaatcattaaaacctTAAGACTATTAACTCAAAATCTTAAACTATTTCTATATAAGGATATCTGCAGCACTCTTACGCTTGTCCATGATGTTCTCTTCTAGCGTCTGTGTGTCATGAGAGACCGCCTGATCCAAGTACTGCAGTAGTTTACTCATGCTGGAAACAGGAATGCCAAAGGACTGtacaaacaacagcagctgctgaGACTCCAGGTCTTGTAAAGCTGAGGGAAAACATTTATTGCtccattaaaaagtaaatatacatttaaatagtgAGCAGCACATAATTCTGTGTACTATGGCAAGTTGTACCTGCATCAACCAATCGAGAAACCTCTGATCGGATCATCCTTAGTTTCAACCAATCAGGCAGCAGAAGGGCCTCTTCTGAGGTGTCAACCAGGAAGGCAGTTGGTAGAGGCTTTTTGTCAGGAAACCAAATGTCCAAAAGAGCGTAGAAATCACTCTCCCCTGTAAAAATGCACAATTGTAAACATTTTCTTATAGCTTCTTCAACATTGCAAACATTGAACTGCAGAGTTAGCAGGACTACCTTTGGGTGGCCCCAGAGTCAGCAGGATAACCATGGCGTGAACTACAAGAATGTGCATCGTAGCAGTCTCCCCGGTGGTCCAACGCAGAAACACCTGGTCCTGAGATtctgactggaaaaaaaaaaggttatcaaGCACAAAtttaatgctcttttttttgcctACAGACATCAAACTGAGATTAACCTTCAATTGCGGATGAAATTTTAGTTGCAGCCTAAAAGACTGGTCATttcatgttgtatttattttttcttgcattCACAATCAACCTCTTTTAATCACAGCAAATTGTCAGATCACTAGGTCCAAAACTTACCACTTTATTTTGATTGCAAGTGGTTTTTAAGGAATATGGAACATGCATCTTATTCTTAGATATTTCTCTTACTTTAAACTAGTGAGAGTATCAGTAAGTAGTTATCCATAATATGACCATGTAGTTCAGTAAGTAACACAACTCTTGGTAATGCTCACCCAGCTGTAAAGATCCTCTCCCTCTTTggtcttcctcatcctcttgaTGTATGCAGAGAAGATGGTGAGGAAAGCGCTGAGCACAGCCTCAGACTCCGGTCTGCCGGAATGTTTGGAGAACAGGCTGTTCATGATGGTGGAGCGCTCAACGATTAGTCGAGCAACGTCCTGCAGAGAGCGATTGAGGATCAGATTCACTTTCATGCTGCTCAACGAAAACAAAAATGGATTAAAGAAAAgcatgtaatgtaattaatgcaAGTAACTCGCCGTGATTACCAGGGCCAGGTCATTATGAGAAGCCTGCTCCTCTactggtgcatgctgggataggtAGATAAGATAGGCACTGATCGTCTGTGGATCTGTCTCCATGTGAATAGCCTTCAAGaaagcaaacagacaaaacacatcAGACAAACTCCTTGTCATTAATCCTCCTAAAAggtttgcatttatttcatgttattgACAGTTAACCGTTGAGTCAGACACTGACCTGCTGCAGAGCAGTGGACGTCATGCCTCTGACGCTGTCAAACAAGGGGAGCTTTGGGAGATCTTGGAGCAGCCACTGGTACCCTGGCAAGAGCTCAGCATCTGCAGAGTCTTCTTCCATGGGCTGATCCCGCTCATCTCCATCTTTCAAGCCTCCTTCACTCAGCACCAATGACAAAccctacacacaaacatagaatGTAAAAGGAATCATGTTTAAACAGTAACACATTGCTACTAGAgatggctttttttctgcttccaaTATGGTACCTTCATGGCCAGGACTCTCGATGCCACCTGAGAAGAGCTGAGACGACGCAGAAAGTAGTCCAGCACTTCACATGTGGTCTGTTCGTCAGCCTTAGGACCTAACAAAAGATCCTGGAGCCGTCCAAGTAGCTGCCTTTGTTTTTGCTGTCTCTAACAGGAAAAGAGATAATATTACAGGATTATTCAAGAGTCAGTAATTGGCtgtacaaagtaaaaacaaacacaagtgtaAATGTAGCaactaaaatgaaacattaagaaaaattcaaaaacaatgtaaaaacaggACAATTTCAGTAATTGCTGCATGCTAACAGTAAGGTACGGTCTTATGATCAACATACTTGTCTCTTCTTGGCTTTTTGCTCTTTGCTCTCTCCCTCGTCGTCATCCTCTATTGGCAGACTGTCATCTGCAGCATCATGCAGAAGAAATTCACACAGGCACTGCACTGGAAGCACATCCAGGGATCCCTCACTGGACTGGACCAAATCAGCCAACCACGGCATGGACTGAGAGGAAGCCTGAGTAGCATTGAAAATGTACTACAGTTACAAGATGCACACTGACAACAAAAGTCTTATAATAATGTGTCAAACCTCCTTCTTGGAGGCCGACTTTCATTTCTGTTCTTGATCAATGTTTTTCTGCCAAAAAATCCCTCAGTTTGAATTCCCAACAGGTTTTCTCCACTTGAAGTTCAGCTTTAATCATATGTTTACTGTACCAAAGATCCTGGGTTCTCATCCAAAACAAGTCCACATGCTTGTTAAGACACAATATCCTTGTTTTGAAGGAAACATAGCTGTCACCTACATCTGTTAATTATAGTGAGTCTACTGGACTATAAGCAGTAGAAAGGTGTTACAGTAAATGTTGGGCAGTTGTGCAGTGTGTGAGTGGCCATTACCTGTCTCTGGATGATGTTGAGGAGGAAGTCTGGGTTGCGGCTGCGGCAAAGGAGATGTCCCAAACGCAGAGACTGGTTGAGGGTTTTTACCTGCTCCTGGATCTGAGGAGGAGGTCGACGAGGAGGACccctgaacacaaacaaaaattaGGAATTTATCttattgtcacaaaaaagtcgATATTAGATTTACACAGGACTTCTGATTCTAATAATAGATCGACAATGATTTTATAGCGGCAATAGCTAGTTTTAACTGTCTGCTGTATTAAAAGTAATGGTGTAAGTTTATTGTCTTCcctcctataaaaaaaaatggaggttGGTTTCTTACTGTGGGTCCAAACTGGTAAGCTGAGACAACAGCAAGCTGTTGCTCTCTGTGATGGTCTGTTTGGTGGAGGCTGCTGCCAAGTGGCTCTCAAAGGCCAGGatctcttgtttctctctctgggaGACCTGCAGCTCCCTGTTGAtcatctctgtctttgtgtcctcGTCAGTAATGGTGCAAGGAGGGTAGGAATAGTTACTATGGAAGCAAAGAGAGATGTGTGTTAGTTGTTCAGCATTATCATCCTGgaaatgttcttctttttctagaAGATAACCTTCACCTACTTTGTCATAACCATCTCCATGAGCATTTTCAGTGTAGGATAGCCATCCCAGGCAGCCAAACCTggaaccagaaaaaaacatcagacaatATATTAATAGGGTTATTTAATAGCTTAGTAGCTACTCTTGTGAATGCAACATAGAAAACAGAATGCTTTACCTATTTTCTGAGGATTAAATGCAGCCAccacaagcagcagcagccatgcCTTCCAATACAGTGCAGATATTGCCAAATTTGGCGGCTGGTACCTTAAACATTGAGGGTCATTTGTTATTTCAGAATGTAAATGTGTgagctgaatgtttttttaaaagatggtTGAAGTACCCTGCAGGCAGTTGAATGTTCTCTGGGTGGTGGTATGTACATAGATTCAGCACTGCATCAATGAGCTGGATCCTTTCCACTCTCAGGACCTCCAGATCTACTTAGAAAGTAAGAAATCATACCAAGAAGTATTCAAACAATTAGAATCATATTTTCTTGGTTCGTACGTTCCTAACATGCATTATTCTGGCCTTGTGAGGAGAAGATGTAAATAAGGAGTTGGCACTTTGAAAGACGTTTTAGGTTCGCTGCTAAATTAAACTGAGGCACATGTGTTTACTAAATGTCCAAATATTCTGCCAGAGAGTAATATACACAGCTTTAAAAGAGATCATGAACAGTTACAGGATACAAGGATCTTAACACACCATCAGACTGAACTCCAGCAGCCCGCTTAACCAGGTGATCGGCGAGCTCCATGGCATCGGCTGGGCCCAGGGGCAAATCACGTGACAGCCCGATCACCAGAATGCGCATCAGTGTGTCCTCCAACAGAGGCACCTCGGAGCAGAGGCGAAGGAAGAAACTGAGGAGTAATTTATTCAGAATTGCTTAGTAAGGTGACTGTGCTATCTACAATCAGAAGAAAACATGGCTCATTTTGAATAACGGAGGAATACTCACTTTCTGTCACTCTCTGGAGGCCAGTTGTCCCACTTGTAATATGTCTCAGGTTGCTCTGTGAACAGCACTTTGTGAAGGCTGCAGACATGaaagagatcattttatttataaagtacCTGAAAACATTGTTATCTTTTGC
This genomic window from Anoplopoma fimbria isolate UVic2021 breed Golden Eagle Sablefish chromosome 11, Afim_UVic_2022, whole genome shotgun sequence contains:
- the ints1 gene encoding integrator complex subunit 1 isoform X3, coding for MNRPKPATLRRPSAAKPSGHPPPGDFIALGSKSQGGEPKAPAVLLKPASTNLPADRKRETSSALPSSSGLSGLTKRPKLSTTPPVSALGRLADVAAVDKRAISPSIKEPSVVPIEVSPAILLDEIEAAESEGNDDRIEGLLCGAVKQLKLNRAKPDITLYLSLMFLAKIKPNVFATEGIIEALCSLLRRDASINFKAKGNSLVSVLACNLLMAAYEEDENWPEIFVKVYIEDSLGERIWVDSSHCKIFVDNIQTAFGTKMPPKSMLLQADTGRTGGDLSAGSSPHPSTPDEEDSQTELLIAEEKLSPEEEGQIMPRYEELAESVEDYVLDVLRDQLNRRQPMDNVSRNLLRLLTATCGYKEARLMTVQRLEMWLQNPKLTRPAQDLLMSLCMNCNTQGADDMEVISNLIKIRLKPKVLLNHYMLCVRELLNANRDNLGTMVKLVIFNELSNARNPNNMQVLHTVLQHSPEQAPKFLAMVFQDLLTNKDDYLRASRALLREIIKQTKHEINFQSFCFGLMQERKETTHVDLELKERFVIQVTDLLTVSMMLGITAQVKEAGLAWDKGEKKNLESLRSFQNQIASIQRDAVWWLHTVVPTISKVNAKDYVHCLHKVLFTEQPETYYKWDNWPPESDRNFFLRLCSEVPLLEDTLMRILVIGLSRDLPLGPADAMELADHLVKRAAGVQSDVDLEVLRVERIQLIDAVLNLCTYHHPENIQLPAGYQPPNLAISALYWKAWLLLLVVAAFNPQKIGLAAWDGYPTLKMLMEMVMTNNYSYPPCTITDEDTKTEMINRELQVSQREKQEILAFESHLAAASTKQTITESNSLLLSQLTSLDPQGPPRRPPPQIQEQVKTLNQSLRLGHLLCRSRNPDFLLNIIQRQASSQSMPWLADLVQSSEGSLDVLPVQCLCEFLLHDAADDSLPIEDDDEGESKEQKAKKRQRQQKQRQLLGRLQDLLLGPKADEQTTCEVLDYFLRRLSSSQVASRVLAMKGLSLVLSEGGLKDGDERDQPMEEDSADAELLPGYQWLLQDLPKLPLFDSVRGMTSTALQQAIHMETDPQTISAYLIYLSQHAPVEEQASHNDLALVITDVARLIVERSTIMNSLFSKHSGRPESEAVLSAFLTIFSAYIKRMRKTKEGEDLYSWSESQDQVFLRWTTGETATMHILVVHAMVILLTLGPPKGESDFYALLDIWFPDKKPLPTAFLVDTSEEALLLPDWLKLRMIRSEVSRLVDAALQDLESQQLLLFVQSFGIPVSSMSKLLQYLDQAVSHDTQTLEENIMDKHYMAHLVEVQHERGATGGHTFHSLLSSSLPPDRDSAETSKAKVTVETPHSSVKMRAASQLPEVGPDDDLTGMLLKIFPLKVDPRWHGPPPSQLSLALQQALAKELMRAKQGQIQQGGLAFRLLQAIAALLTSAHAGPIVISMHHSHALSCPLMRQLHLYQRLVSQDMAFSSLFLKVIVEMLIWLDNPTLEAGPLKSLLKSFAGQNSNQHRHNDVRSGFLHLAEALAYRREIEVPLMAIIAMLKSGDRCNAEPELIGKVLQGLMDVRSPYLEELLSLLMTVGTQNGTAGPVATVISLLLQESEERSVKKEVDSNNTEVTKSGLSSGLLVDWLEHLDPEVTSVCPDLQQKLLFALNKSRGTPAYRPYLLALLTHQSNWSTLLQCISALLSKRRDYKLDPSSALDFLWACSHIPRIWQGRDQKIPQKKTEKFVLRLSSEELISLVDLILSESELNSRDSPHNNKSRLDQASCSLIQSRLPLLHSYCSGELENIKKVSEYLINCTKKWEDSAMSKRCQNLLLQIYLHFPEVIQHVTLPEGTFSSGGAADGSSCKLDVLVHRLVNLLADIGDTKSVEGRVSDANLACRKLAVSHPVLLLRHLPMVAGLLHGRIHLNMQEFRQQNHMTFFSNVLAILELLQPLVFHSDHQRALQDCLLSFMKVLRNFQRTRSPLVFINKFLQFTQKYITHDAASAIPYLQKHSDILQVLCAENPDLVQLKSLLAGLTLPVKRSSAEDAPEDRDDDMSTGSLPLVNISASISLSASDMTMYLKKMSRGEAVEDVLEVLTEVDDKSRRSPEIIQYFINDLQRLMMSSEELCRNMAFSLALRCIQNNPCLATDFLPTYMYCMGSGNFDVVQTALRNLPEYVLLCQEHADILLHKAFLVGIYGQIDTSSMISESMKVLHMEATT
- the ints1 gene encoding integrator complex subunit 1 isoform X2, which gives rise to MNRPKPATLRRPSAAKPSGHPPPGDFIALGSKSQGGEPKAPAVLLKPASTNLPADRKRETSSALPSSSGLSGLTKRPKLSTTPPVSALGRLADVAAVDKRAISPSIKEPSVVPIEVSPAILLDEIEAAESEGNDDRIEGLLCGAVKQLKLNRAKPDITLYLSLMFLAKIKPNVFATEGIIEALCSLLRRDASINFKAKGNSLVSVLACNLLMAAYEEDENWPEIFVKVYIEDSLGERIWVDSSHCKIFVDNIQTAFGTKMPPKSMLLQADTGRTGGDLSAGSSPHPSTPDEEDSQTELLIAEEKLSPEEEGQIMPRYEELAESVEDYVLDVLRDQLNRRQPMDNVSRNLLRLLTATCGYKEARLMTVQRLEMWLQNPKLTRPAQDLLMSLCMNCNTQGADDMEVISNLIKIRLKPKVLLNHYMLCVRELLNANRDNLGTMVKLVIFNELSNARNPNNMQVLHTVLQHSPEQAPKFLAMVFQDLLTNKDDYLRASRALLREIIKQTKHEINFQSFCFGLMQERKETTHVDLELKERFVIQVTDLLTVSMMLGITAQVKEAGLAWDKGEKKNLESLRSFQNQIASIQRDAVWWLHTVVPTISKVNAKDYVHCLHKVLFTEQPETYYKWDNWPPESDRNFFLRLCSEVPLLEDTLMRILVIGLSRDLPLGPADAMELADHLVKRAAGVQSDDLEVLRVERIQLIDAVLNLCTYHHPENIQLPAGYQPPNLAISALYWKAWLLLLVVAAFNPQKIGLAAWDGYPTLKMLMEMVMTNNYSYPPCTITDEDTKTEMINRELQVSQREKQEILAFESHLAAASTKQTITESNSLLLSQLTSLDPQGPPRRPPPQIQEQVKTLNQSLRLGHLLCRSRNPDFLLNIIQRQASSQSMPWLADLVQSSEGSLDVLPVQCLCEFLLHDAADDSLPIEDDDEGESKEQKAKKRQRQQKQRQLLGRLQDLLLGPKADEQTTCEVLDYFLRRLSSSQVASRVLAMKGLSLVLSEGGLKDGDERDQPMEEDSADAELLPGYQWLLQDLPKLPLFDSVRGMTSTALQQAIHMETDPQTISAYLIYLSQHAPVEEQASHNDLALVITDVARLIVERSTIMNSLFSKHSGRPESEAVLSAFLTIFSAYIKRMRKTKEGEDLYSWSESQDQVFLRWTTGETATMHILVVHAMVILLTLGPPKGESDFYALLDIWFPDKKPLPTAFLVDTSEEALLLPDWLKLRMIRSEVSRLVDAALQDLESQQLLLFVQSFGIPVSSMSKLLQYLDQAVSHDTQTLEENIMDKHYMAHLVEVQHERGATGGHTFHSLLSSSLPPDRDSAETSKAKVTVETPHSSVKMRAASQLPEVGPDDDLTGMLLKIFPLKVDPRWHGPPPSQLSLALQQALAKELMRAKQGQIQQGGLAFRLLQAIAALLTSAHAGPIVISMHHSHALSCPLMRQLHLYQRLVSQDMAFSSLFLKVIVEMLIWLDNPTLEAGPLKSLLKSFAGQNSNQHRHNDVRSGFLHLAEALAYRREIEVPLMAIIAMLKSGDRCNAEPELIGKVLQGLMDVRSPYLEELLSLLMTVGTQNGTAGPVATVISLLLQESEERSVKKEVDSNNSTEVTKSGLSSGLLVDWLEHLDPEVTSVCPDLQQKLLFALNKSRGTPAYRPYLLALLTHQSNWSTLLQCISALLSKRRDYKLDPSSALDFLWACSHIPRIWQGRDQKIPQKKTEKFVLRLSSEELISLVDLILSESELNSRDSPHNNKSRLDQASCSLIQSRLPLLHSYCSGELENIKKVSEYLINCTKKWEDSAMSKRCQNLLLQIYLHFPEVIQHVTLPEGTFSSGGAADGSSCKLDVLVHRLVNLLADIGDTKSVEGRVSDANLACRKLAVSHPVLLLRHLPMVAGLLHGRIHLNMQEFRQQNHMTFFSNVLAILELLQPLVFHSDHQRALQDCLLSFMKVLRNFQRTRSPLVFINKFLQFTQKYITHDAASAIPYLQKHSDILQVLCAENPDLVQLKSLLAGLTLPVKRSSAEDAPEDRDDDMSTGSLPLVNISASISLSASDMTMYLKKMSRGEAVEDVLEVLTEVDDKSRRSPEIIQYFINDLQRLMMSSEELCRNMAFSLALRCIQNNPCLATDFLPTYMYCMGSGNFDVVQTALRNLPEYVLLCQEHADILLHKAFLVGIYGQIDTSSMISESMKVLHMEATT